The DNA segment CAGAATGGAGCTTAAACTGCATGTCCAGAGAACAGCTCATTAGTCACTGCATTGTTGCCATCTCTTTAGAGATGAAGCATTTTAACCATTACTCAGGAGCAGCTGTAGGAAGTCAGGCAGACACAACTTTGCTAGGTCTGCACTAGGAATTTTTGAGAACTGGTGGGTCTAAGTGAAAGTTAACAGAGATGAATGTTAGCTTACTGTCACAGTGGTAGGTGAACAAAAACAACTAGTTGGGCAGATAGGCATGTAAGTAGAAAAGTAGATGGGTGAGCAGATAGATTGCTTACCGTTAGCCTCCAATGCTGATGTTGGCTCACTTTGCAGTGCAATGGGCAtccctggccctggtggccctggTGGCCCAGGCGGCCCAGGCATCCCAGGTATGCCAGGCAGACCAGGCACTCCTCGAGGTCCAGGTACCCCTGGCTCTCCAACTGTTCCTTGCAGTCCTTGAAATCCTGGTGGACCCGGTGGACCTGGAGGACCATCTTTGCCAGGTGGTCCCAGTGGTCCTGGGTCTCCATTAGCTCCTGGCAGACCAGTCTTGCCAGTGGAACCTTTCTGACCTTTGGAACCAGGTGATCCTCTTGAACCTTTCCCACCTTTTTCTCCTGGTGGTCCGATCGGCCCAACTGGGCCTTTTTCACCAGCAGGTCCGGGTGGCCCTGGCtcacctttttctcctttttgccCTTTTAGGCCAGTGGGACCAAGAGGCCCTTGGGGTCCTCTATCACCTTTAGGTCCCCTGGGACCTGGAGGGCCTGAAACAATTTAACCATGCAGagggaaacacaaaacaaaacaaaacaaaacaaaacaggaagaatgtTCAATACACCTGAGATTAAAACCATTGGACATTCAGTGCCCTACAGGTAGTAATAGAGCCCAAACTAACTGAGTAGCCAATATACAAATACagttagtttagaaaaaagaggtGAATATCTTCACAATCATTAGTtatatattattaattattgAGCCTCCTCAAGGCACATGATGATGTACAGGATACAGAAGAAAATATAGGCCCTACCAGACAGGCCTTGTATGTTAAGTAAAACAGGCACTTAGTACCCCAGATAATCAGATAAACCTCCAATCTTAAAGAGATATGGTTATCATTTGTTTTCTCCATGTTGTgttatttgttttttgtctttggcAGACTGGCACTGATTGGCTTCCTTGGGGCCTTCGGAAGAGATCTGATTGAAGAGAACAAATGGTtgtttgggacagaagaataAAAAAGTTTTTTTAATTAGAAGGAGCAGCATGAAAAGGGTTAAAGACAGCAGTGAAAGAAGGTGGAAAAAGGATGTTTAAGAGGGCAGTTTGGAGGAGCTTAGCagtctgtagccgtgtctacacgtgcacgctacttcgaagtagcggcactaacttcgaaatagcacccgtcacggctacacgtgttgggcgctatttcgaagttaacattgacgttaagcggcgagacgtcgaagccgctaaccccatgagggataggaatagcgccctacttcgacgttcagcgtcgaagtagggaccgtgtagtcgttgcgcgtcccacaacatcgaaattgcggggtcctccatggcggccatcagctgaggggttgagagacgctctctctccagcccctgcggggctctatggtcaccgtgtgcagcagcccttagcccagggcttctggctgcttctgctgcagctggggatccatgctgcatgcacagggtctgcaaccagttgtcggctctgtggatcttgtgttgcttagtgcaactgtgtctgggaggggccctttaagggagcggcttgctgttgagtccgccctgtgaccctgtctgcagctgttcctggcacccttatttcgatgtgtgctactgtggcgtgtagacgttcccttgcagcgcctatttcgatgtggtgctgcgcaacgtcgatgttgaacgttgacgttgccagccctggaggacgtgtagacgttattcatcgaaatagcctattttgatgtcactacatcgaaataagctatttcgatgtagcattcgcgtgtagacgtagcccgtatGTGGGGGGTGGTGGAGAGGATGGAGTAAGAAAGTGAAACCAATGGCATGGGATGATGGGAGCAGAACTGCACAGATATTTAAAGACAGAATCTCTCTCAATTTTTAACAGCTGCCTCCCCAATCAGCCATCATTATGGATCACTAGCCTCAGAAATATGAGGCTTACAGCAAATCACAATTTCCCCCTAATTTTCTCTTCTTTCCCATCTTATACTTTCTCTCTTCCTTCTGTTCTCCTTCCTCTTATACTCCTCCCTTTGTTATGTTCTTTCTCcctttcttctcttctccctctTGTTTCCACCCTCTCCTCTTCTTTCACTATAACAGCAAGGCGTAGTCAGTAAGAGCAGTGCTATCTTGATGTGGAAACTGCATGGGATTTGGGTCATGTTGTGATAATGGAACAAggttaagaaaaaaaagagagagagaaagcccaAAAGCAGAATGTCCCACAAAATCAGAGAGACGTCATATTTATTGCCTCAAATGTTTCTTATAAAGCAAGAGACAGCCTGAGAGTCAAGCACAGGCCAGCTGGGTGATGAAAGGAGAAATGTAGGAGCTAATGGCTATTCGAGAATCCTGGGACAGATGGGTAAAGAGAAATACAACAACTGGGGGTTGGGTGGGGTAGTTAAAGGAATGGCTAACAAAATGCTATCTGGCTATTAGCTATTTATGAAAGGCAAGAACACCAGTCATAGCTGGAAATGAGAAGAGACTGAGAGGGAGGGATTTTTGATGTCTGATCACTAACGTGAGTTTATACTCTGTTCACAGACAAGCATGTCttagtgatatttttaaaaatctatcctGTTTAATTTCCTTCAAAGATAAGCTCCTAGCATGCCTCTGAAAATGGAGGCACCTACTTCTGTCTGAAATGGGAACATGTAACAAAGGAGTTCTGGACTCACTCACATCCTGGATCTTGCTTCTATCTCTATCTATTTTGAGGGAAGGTTTTATTTCTGGGATTACCAGGGCTGCCAGTTTTGCTTGGATGGATTTCTATAGGTTTCAGCCTATGACAtaacctttaattaaagattaatctttatttCATGGAGACTCCAGACAACACTGGAGGCTTGGCAGCCCCAGTGAGCAGGGTTCAAGGCCTGCCGCTACTTGGTTCAAATCAGGCCAGCAATGTGGAGTATTAACTTCATTCAGAAGAATGCTTAGTTTGGAAGACTTAAAAGTTCAACAACGCTATGTGTATATTTACTTCTGAGGAAAATACAGTCTCCTTTGataaaaaagaaacaagaggTCTCCCAGCTGGCTCAAAACAGAACAGTTTTACTTTTTCACTAAGAGTGACCTCTCTGGGAATGGTCCAGCTTTGTATTATTCAGCTATTTCCTCCTTAGCGGGAATTGGCTTCATGAGGTTTTCACCCTCTCTAAAACTATTATGGCTCACTCAGAGGTGACAGTAATAAACCTCTTACAGGTACTGCCCTATTGcaaactcctcccacccccacccccacccccacctcaaggaagggggtcagagcaggggactgggggaaGGGTGacgataggacagtacctgtaagaagttTAATGTGGGATGGAGTGCAGGAGGCTCTGGACAAGGTGCtatgtgtgggggtgcaggggaggtcagggcaggagactggggagaggttgggttgggggtgcagaagttagtgcaggggatgggaggagctgggagggggtagtggggtgcaggagtcagtgcagaggaggtggagtgtgtgtgtgggggcttAGGATGGGGACTGCTGTGTGGGAGGCTCAGTCTTTTACTGGTGTGCTGCACAAGGGAGCACTGGTTACTTTTGGGCCTactttagaccagtggttctcagtccACATCCAAACGGTACTCGgctgcagcccatgtgacatCCTAAGGGCAACAATGGGCTGCCGACAGGGGAAGGAAAAGGGGGCAaatgcccccaggcctggcacttcagaggggcctggaacATAGGCCGCTGCTGTCGCTAacgtagcagtggctggagctgtgagCTCCTCTGCAACACCACATAGCAGTGGCaggagggactgaacctgtgactGTAGAGGCTAAAGCATGTGTAggtaagctaaaagccagctgcccctCAGACAAGGCTacagagcaaagacttcactctctCTACCACGTAGGCTTAGTGACTCTGGGGTTACATAACTATGAGGTACAACTTGAGGTATAGACTCAAATTCAGCTTACCTTGCAATATAGTGAAGTTCTTGATGAGCTGACCATGTTTGGAATCTACCAGCTTCATTTCTTCCATAATTAGTGATAAATTTGCAACTTCAACATCTAATCTTGATCTCATCACATCCTGTTGCATCCTGAGAGATGTAGAATCTAAACGGATATTGGCTAGTGTGTTGTTCATAAAAGTCAGGTCATCTGTGTGTTTGCTCAACGTGTCTGTACAAGTTGTCCTGACTTCATTGAGATTGCCAGTCAGTGTCCGCAGGTGGTGTGCAGTGTAGCTGATGTTGTTAATGATGCTGACTATATCTTTCTCAAAGAGCTGAAAGTGCTCTTCTAGCTGGCTAAACTTGGCAGCAGTTCTGTTCTCATAATCTTTATGTTGTTCTTGCAAATCCTTCAGATTTTGTTCATTGGCTTGAGCAACCGTGGTGAGGTTATCCATCTGCCCGCTGAATGTGCTCAGTTGATTATTCATTTCTTCAAGTGTATCATTATTAGCTTTGGCCAATGCTGAGTTATTGACTGCTAACATCTGTAAATTTTGCACTTTCTCCTTAAGCCAATCCATGTCCTTTCGTGCTTGAAGGACAACCTGCTGCAGATTTTGAAAGTCATTCTTGATTCTTTGGATAGCCTGACTTGTGTCATCCACAGACCTCTGCAAAACACTGATAAGATTTCTTTGCTGAACTTGTGTCAGATTTAAGTTGTTTAGATTCATGATGGCCACATTATGAGAATGCATCTGGCTCTGCAAATTTGTTTGGATATTACTTGTGTCTTGTTGGAGATTGTTGATATAGCCAGTGTATGCTTGGAGAGTTTTATTGACACTGATGATCATGAAAGAATTGCTATCCAATACCCCTTTCATTTGGTTCTGCCTGTCATCTAGTACATTTCCAGAATCTTGTAGCTTCTCCAGTGTATCCTTGTTTTTGGTGGTTTTCTCTGCAATCTCCTGAAGCTGCTGGCGGAGAGCCAGAATGTCAGATCTGAAGCTAGAAAGTTCTTTGTTAGTGCTCATATCTTTTTCTCCAGTTTGGTCATCTATTAGAGAGGGAAATTTGAAAAGGCATTAGTTTTGAGttgttctcttttaaaaatacaatataaaAGGCTATAAATGGTCTGTCTAATCGTGGTCATGCAATTAGACCATTCCATTAGTGAAACATTCTATTGCAGGGGTctacaacctgtggctctggagccgcatgcagctctgtaAGGACTTCTTCATGGTtcccgacactataattgcaaagtaaataaaACCCCTCCTGcatatttttgataaacggtgaataTCCTATAGTAAACacgtcacattacaaatcattgcgtacgtgctgttcttaaaacaggggttaccaAAAGTATGCTTTGATGTtagttattaaggaccatctcatgttcacatgcattgGCTCTTCAGTTATAAAGTTTATtgactgaataaaaaaaaaatgcctctGCTTGCTtttgtggttgctgacccctgttctattgTCACTTTTCTAAAAACAGCTGCTTTAGGGTCTGATCCTGCCCCTCAGTACATGAATTTAAAtgctgctgaagtcagtgaaatgtGGTCTTTTGTCTTGTTCAAGAGAATAGAATTATGGTTGTATTGTCCCTACTGTTTATATATGTTTATTTAAATATGAttgttttatcttttaaaaattaacttgTTGAAAGAATAGCAAATAAGCGTAGTCTAGTACTGTTGACTCTATTAAAAATGGATGATTAAGTGGAATTCGATAAATCGAAGGTGTATAAGtaagtcactaatggtcctttCTGGAAGACCTGTTGATGTTCCTGCTTTCTTCTATTTGGGAATGTTCTTACTGCCTTTGAGCATAAGGCCAAGCAGGCTCAAAGTCAGGCTGAGAGAGCTGCTATGTAGTGCATACCACCATTTTGCCACCCAGCAGCAAATGTAATTAACTTCTTCTCCACAACACATGACCTGATGTGGCCATGGACCATGGAAAATtcttcctgcctcacatgcctATCCCCAATTCCTCACAGTGTTGCTCACTAACCATGCCTGCCTCCAGCTATACCCTAGGGTTACCACCTTCAAAAtgcaaaaatcttcaaaaacccAGCAATGCACCCTCCCCGAAAAAAACAGGCGTCCAAGGAAACTCCTTGaccctccccctctgctccccactttCTCACTTCAACAGCTTCTTATAGTCTCTTGAGATAAGACTGATAAAATCATTTTCTTACTTCAGCTGTGGAATTCGAAACACAGCAGCTTCTTTGGCTGGACAAAGAAAATTTGGTGGTGCAGAGGAGAAGGCTAGAAATTGACAGTGAGGAAAATATTTTCTACACCACTtatctcttcttttctgcaaaactgtAAGCATGGTGTCACATGGGACGTCTACATTCATAATTTCAGCAGATGGACAGTGCTCATAACTGTTTGAAAAAGAGGGGACACAtcacacccccctgccctgccaatcTGCCTGTTCCACTGCACAACAACTAATTCTGCTCTGTCAGTCTCATATTAATCCTGTCTCTGTGGTCCTCACATCAGTCCTGCCCACTCATCTGCTCTGCCCCCTTTAGTCTCCCCTCATCTCTTCTGTCTCCCCTCTAGCTGCTGGGGTTCTTCATGCCCACTTCCAGGCCTGAAGAGAGCTACAGAAGaatcccctcttcctctccccaggctgggcaACACAGGCAGAGAAGAGCAGAGGAGCCCTTTTGCTGCTCACAGAAGGGGATGGTGGAAGAGGACACAAGttgctttgagctgcttgattCTTCCTGCTCCCCTTCCCGCCCTtcactcttcccctcctccccccttgcTCAGAGGATGATGATGGGTTGCTGAGGAAACGGGGAGAGCTGTGCTTACTccctgcagccaatcagaggggTGTACCTGAGAGGCAGCATTAAATCTGTCTGTCCTTCAGTGACCAGGCTTGCTTTTTAGAAATCTTGTTTCCTGGGTCTCTTGACCCTTTTCCATCTAGCAAATGCCAAGCTCGAAAGACTGAGTTGCAATTCATACATGAGCTATATTTTTGGCTCTGAGGTGATGGTTAAACATATGCTAGTTTCAACATCTCTTGTCATGTACTCCAGGTGTAAAACTTATCTGCTAAACAACAACTTAAAGATGACTGTGTGGATGAAAATTTTGGTCTTCTTTTGTCCATACATGTTTGCATCATTTTACATATCTGATTCAGAGAATCACTCCTATTCAGGATAGCTGTTAAGCACATCTGGAAGTCCCTTTGATAGCAATGTGGTTTCAGTGGGATTTCAGGGTGAGCAGCTGTCCTGGATCaggaataaaaatttaaaaatagactGTGTAGGCAGGTGCCTGGACCACCAGCTCATCAGACAGATCTGTGGAGATGAGATCAGCTTTTATCCACTGCTGTATTTCCCCCAATAATACTGCACAAGGAGGTGTAGACATACTATCTTATCTCTCTTTTGGTTACATGGAGATTACCTAATTTTTTCAGACTGCTCTCGACTTCTGTGAGTTTCTCAGTGTATCTTCTGTGGGATGTTTCCATGCCACCTGTAACGTTGTCCATTTTTTCTACAACTGGAAAATTGAGAACAGTCTTAATGTGTAATTTTTGTAGGTATCATTGTGAGAAGTTACAGCTATGAGATGTGGTGGAAGTAATGAGATTTTTATAACAAGACATAGAGAAATAAATAGGATTGTATTAAATAAGTCAATAATACAACCATAGAATTACCTTACTTTCCACTTAACTCCACAGTTAAAGTACTCTTAAGAATGTCAGAACAGGGTGTTCCTTTCAGCTCAGATGACCGTGCATTCTGCTAAGAAGTTAACCACTATGCTTGGATCAAATACTTCTTTCGATAATAAACAGCTTCATCTCATGAATGAAGATTCCTTTGAGCTTTCCCCTCCAATCAATTAATTTTGTAATATTTATTTGCTAAAGATGCCTCATTGTCTGTTGAAGGTTTCCTGCATGCTTGAGGCTTGTAACCTCACCAGCACACTCCCTCTTACTCTCCTGTGGGCCATTGTCATTTAGATGGCCCACATAATTTTCTGACCCTTTTAATCGCTCACTATGAACTTCCTCCTAATTAGTAACATGTGGAGCCTAGAAATCATATACAAGGCACTGTTCTTAAATAATGTCTCATGAAAAGCGACAAATCTTTGTAGCTTCTTGATAACAACTTAAGGACATTTAATTAAACAATGGTTACAAAATAATTCTCATTTTCAGGGGTTTAAACTATGTTTATTCAGTCCAGCCTGGATGTTTGGCTGTTCCCAGTTTGCTTTTGGCTTGATGAGGTTTTCCTGGCAGTTATGCATTCTTACTGCTTTTTATGGCAAGAGTAAGGGCAAGGAAGAAGGAGAGAGCCAGAAATGAAGAGTCCAGATGGCTCAAAGTGTTAAATATGTATTTATGAATTATTACAAGCAAAGGAGGAAACTGAATGTTTCAGAAGCTCTATTCTGCCTTGTTAGGGTTGCCAATTTTTTAATTACACAGAACCAAAAGCTTGCCCTGtccgcttccctggggcccagcccaCCACACACTCTATCccccctccctctgtcacttGACCTCCTCCACTCTCACTCcctttggctggctggggagtgtaAGGAGGGGATGAAGGCTCTAGCtatgggtgcaggctctgtggtaggccagggatgaggggatgTGGGATACAGGCTCCAGGATTGAATTTAGgtgtggaagggggctcagggctagtACAGGGATCTGGGGAGTGGGCTccaggaaggagtttgggtgcatgaggggaggttcagggctgggacagggagatggggtgcAAGAggtgggcctgggagggaggaggagttccAATGTGGGACAGGGGCTTGAGGTGTGAGAGGGTTTGGACTGAGACTTTGGCCAGGAGGTACTTACCTTGGGTGATTGCTGGAGGCAGAGGCAAGTCCAGCTCCTAGGTGGAGGGGCTAGAGGGCCTAGACCACCACCTGCAGATGATGCCCCCACAGCGCACgttggccatggttcccagccaatgggagccacgGATCTGTAGCAGGGGATGAGGGTACTACACAGAGCCCCTGTGTCCAGGAGCCAGACGTACTGGCTACTTCCGGGAGCTGTGTGGAGGCTGGGCAGGCAGCGGGCCTGCCTTAGCTCCACTGTACTGCCAGCTGGACTTTTAGCAGTGTTGACCAGAGATctattgagattgaaggacaacaactggggtacctctggaatcagctagaagttttgtcctgagacagggtgaagtggaggagacttatagatgatgtatgctccatgcagagtacaagggtttgtcAAGAgcaacagaagtcctgtggcacctcatagactaacagatattttggagcataagcttttgtgggcaaagaccccacaaaagcttatgctccaaaatatctgttagtctacaaggtgccacaggactgcttgtttttctccaggatacagactaacacagctacccttccaATACAAGGGATTGTCAAGTCACTCAGGGGACACATTTTAACTCAAGAAATCGCTGTCACCTGAAATGCATTGCAATGCGATGGAACTGACAGAATGCTATGCAATATGCACTGGCACTCAACCTTCACAACGAAAACAAGCCTGGGAGACAGGAGGGACAGGGAAACGTTCAGAACAACGTGGAAAGTTGAGAAGCAGGAAGTTGGGGGAAGTGCTGGAGGGACGAGGGACTCTGGGCCAGTGCTGTGCTTTCCTCCCCaaaactggggctggggagatgtGCATTGCCACACAACCTTCAGCTTTTTCCTTGTGGCAGTGGGCTAAGACAAAAATTGCTGGTATTGCTGAGATGGAAAGAAGACAAAATGGTTGTAACTGTATGTGGCAGTGCCTAAGGAAATGTAGCTTGGAAGCAGTAAGAGAGAGAAGGGCATTGAGGGGAGTAGGAAAGTCAGAACTTAAAGCATGTGGCGAGAGAAACCTGAAAGCGCAGGTTTAGAGACACTTCAGTAAGTAAGGGTCTCTTGGTAAGCGTATTCCTATTCAGAGATTTCGTGAAGGAGCAAAGGAATTGCCACAGCAGGTCATTTCAAAGATGCTTCAGGATGAAGGACTCATTGAGCTCTCTTCATTTAGCTGAACAAAATtaaggttaaggggtgacttgttCACGATTTATAAGTCCCTATATGGGAAACAAATATTCTATAATGGGTTCTTCCATAGGTGCCAACTCCAGGGTGCTCTGGAGCTAGAAAACTCACTAGGAAAAGTTAGTggctgctcagcacccactgacaGCCAAGTGCCCCGTTCTGGCCTTCCCCCAGTGCCTCtcacctgccagcagccacccagaccacatcctccctctcccttctaGTGTCTCCCACCCATCacaaaaacagctgttttgtggcattcaggaagagagagggagaagtggGGACAAGGTCCacgtgggggaggaggtggtcaGGGATTTGAGGGAAGGGATAGGATGTGGGAGCGGCGGAGATGAGGCCTGAAGAGGCATGGCAGGGTCAGAATCAAAGGGATGGAGAACCATGAATATATCTAGTCCCATGTTAATGTTATGAGCATAATTTTCCCTTTCATAATAAAGGCAGGATTTTAACCAGCTTTTTCCCATAACCAATACTGCACAATGAGCAGATGCTGCACTGATCCATGCAGAATGATGCCTAGATTTGGTGATTATAGCTGAATTGAGTAATATGAGGTATGACAATCAAACTATTCTTTTCAATGGCCATAACTTTGTATTCATATATGtatacacacccacacatgcacacacatatatttacatatatattattaatacatatatacacacacacacacacacgtacacataTAATTTTCTCAAGCAAAAAGTTACTCAGTATTGTTAGATACTTTGGAATTTCCTCAATCTTCAAAATACTTTTCGACTTGACTTAAAAACTGATGAATAAACAATTCATCAGTTTTGGCACCACTCTGTTTATCTCCTCCTCCAGTTTATTAAGAGCTcctcatatctatctatctatctatctattctcacacacacatacacacacacacttaaaaataTCAACAATCTCTAACCTCAATATCAAAGCTTCATAGCTGTTTGAAAGAGAAACTTGAATGTTTGTTTAATGTGGACTATGCCAAACATACAATGAACTGTGTTAACAGACGTTCCAATCTGCAATAATATTATAGTTGCATAAAATAACTTAATTCTCCTCTCCATCTCTAATGCTTGGAGCTCTTGCTTGCATTCCTGTTCGAAAGTGAAAAATTGTGATGCACGTGCTACGTACCTTTGTATCCCAGAATGGCGACTGTTATTGTTAGCAGGGCACACAAAATATATAGTAGTATGATGGAGAACTTCAGGGCCCAGTTATTTTTACACTTGGTACATTGAGTCCCTTCCTGAATACCTGCAAAAGAAGACGGGAGTTTAAGAATTGGCCCAAAGAGTAAATCTTAGCTTTTCTTGGAGTTTCATTGTCTAAATCACACAAACAGAAAATAACTGTGCACAtacttgtctacactgcaagtgCTGGTAACAGTCCATGGATTCATGACTCAAGTGTAGACTTTAGTGATATGCTCATTTTAAGGTTTCAGATGGTTATTAACTGGATTCAATTTAACTGAAAAACCAAATGTAActttctttgtaaaaaaaaaaaagtcacactatTATCAAGAGTCTGATAACAAGATGAATTTGCAGTTAAGCCAAAATTGGTGGCAATATTCTCTGTCTAGCTCCTCTTGGGAATAACTCTTTTCTAGCATTCAACTTCCCTGCTCTGTTAACCGCGGGCAACATATACACACAGAGACAAAAAcagagctgaaatgaatatctGAAAGGAGACTTTTGCTCTGTTTTGCAACCTTTGTGTTGACACACACTGGGCTGGCACA comes from the Carettochelys insculpta isolate YL-2023 chromosome 2, ASM3395843v1, whole genome shotgun sequence genome and includes:
- the COLEC12 gene encoding collectin-12, with amino-acid sequence MKDDFAEEEEVQSFGYKRFGIQEGTQCTKCKNNWALKFSIILLYILCALLTITVAILGYKVVEKMDNVTGGMETSHRRYTEKLTEVESSLKKLDDQTGEKDMSTNKELSSFRSDILALRQQLQEIAEKTTKNKDTLEKLQDSGNVLDDRQNQMKGVLDSNSFMIISVNKTLQAYTGYINNLQQDTSNIQTNLQSQMHSHNVAIMNLNNLNLTQVQQRNLISVLQRSVDDTSQAIQRIKNDFQNLQQVVLQARKDMDWLKEKVQNLQMLAVNNSALAKANNDTLEEMNNQLSTFSGQMDNLTTVAQANEQNLKDLQEQHKDYENRTAAKFSQLEEHFQLFEKDIVSIINNISYTAHHLRTLTGNLNEVRTTCTDTLSKHTDDLTFMNNTLANIRLDSTSLRMQQDVMRSRLDVEVANLSLIMEEMKLVDSKHGQLIKNFTILQGPPGPRGPKGDRGPQGPLGPTGLKGQKGEKGEPGPPGPAGEKGPVGPIGPPGEKGGKGSRGSPGSKGQKGSTGKTGLPGANGDPGPLGPPGKDGPPGPPGPPGFQGLQGTVGEPGVPGPRGVPGLPGIPGMPGPPGPPGPPGPGMPIALQSEPTSALEANGCSANWKNFTEKCYYFSSEKEIFEEAKVFCAEKFSHLVIINNKEEQQWIKRQIAGKGNFWIGLTDTEQENEWRWLDGTIPEYTNWKSGQPDNWSIGQEPGEDCAGLISAGLWNDFHCEDVNSFICEKDMDKA